The Agrococcus sp. SGAir0287 DNA window CGAGGTGCTGCACCGCCACGGCGACGGCCTCTTCGGCGTGCGCGACTGACATGGGATGGCTCGACGGGCTGCCGATCCCGCTCCTCGCGTCGATCGGCGCGCTGGGCACGATGCTCGAGGGCGTCGGCCTGCCGCTGCCGGGCGAGACGGTGCTCGTCGCGATCGCGCTCGTCGCGCAGCCGCACGGCGTCGCGGCGATCGTCGCCGTCGGCGTGGCCGCCGCCCTCGGCGCGCTCGCGGGCGAGACGGCGGGCTACCTGCTCGGGCGGCGCTTCGGCGATCGCCTGCTGCGCGCCGTCAGCAGACGGCTGCCGTGGCTGCTGCCCGCCGCGAGCATCGACGCCGTCGCCGAGCGCATGCGGCAGCACGCGACGAGCGCCATCGTGCTCGGCCGCTGGGCCGCGGTGCTGCGCGTGCTCGTCGCCCCGCTCGCGGGCGCGGTCGGGGTGCCGCCGCTGCGATTCGCGCTCGCCGCGCTCGCCGGCACGACGCTGTGGACCGCCGCGATCGTGACGCTCGTCGGGCTCCTGGGCGCTGCGGCGCGCTCGTGGCTGCACGTCGGCGCCTGGTCGGTGCTGCTCGTCGCAGCCGTGGCGGCCGTCGTCGGCGTCGTGCTGGTCGCGAGGCGGACGGGCGACGGCGGCGCCGGGCGCGCCGCCGCCGTCGCCGCGCGGGTGCTCGGCGTGGTGCGCCGCGTGCCCTTCACCGTCGGCCTCGTCGTGCTCTTCCTCGCGATCGGGGCGGCGACGGGCGCGCTCTGGACGCGCGCGCCCCGGCTGCCGTGGTTCGCCGACGTCGCCTATGGCGTGCCGCAGCTCGAGCGCGGCGCGTGGTGGACGCCGATCACGGGCTCGCTCGTCGCGACGGAGCCGCTCGACTACGCGACCTTCCTGCTCGTCGCCCCGCTGGCGGTCGGGCTGCTCGAGCTGCGCCGCGGCACGCTGCGCGCCGCCGCGACCGTCGTGCTCGGGCAGCTCGGCGCGATCCTCGGCGCGTTCGCCATCCTCATGCTCCTGCAGCCGACGGGCTGGCAGTGGCCCGTCGAGCTCGCATCGCAGCTCGACGCGGGCCCCTCCGGCGGATACCTCGCCGCGCTCGTCGCGCTCGCGGCGACGCTGCAGGAGCCCTGGCGGCTGCGGATGCGGGCGGCGGTCGTGGCGCTGTTCGTCGTGCTGCTCCTCGGCCAGGGCACGATCGCCGACCTCGAGCACCTCGTCGGCGTGCTCGCGGTCGCCGTCATCACGACCCGCACGCGACGTCGGCCGGCGATGCGGGAATGGCGGCTCGTCGCCGGCATCGGGCTCGCGTCCCTCGCGGCCGCGCAGCTGCTGAGCCTCGCCACGAGCGGCCCCGCGCTCGCCACCGACCCGTACGCGCCGCTCTGGCTCGACCTCGGCATCGACCTCCTCCTGCTCCTCGTGCTCGCCAGGCCGCTCCTGCAGGGGCTGCGCGCGGCGTGGTGGGGCGCGGTCGCGCTCTCGCTCGTGTCGATCGTGCAGGCCGGCCTGCTGCTCGCGCTGCTCGGCGACGACCTCGCGGCATCCGTCTCCCTCGAGACGGCGCTCGCCGCCGGCGCGCTGTGGATCGTGCTGCTCGTCGTGCTCGTCGTCGGCCGACGCGCGTTCCAGGCGCCCGTCCGCATCGGCGAGCGCCACGCGGACGCGTCGCGCGCCGCGCGGGATCGCGCACGCGCGACCGTGCGCGCCGTCGGCGGCGGCACGCTCTCGTGGATGGCGACGTGGCCCGACATGGCCTACCAGGAGGTCGACGGCGGCGTCGTGGCGCTGCAGCGCCACGGACGCGTGCGCATCGTCCTCGGCGATCCCATCGTGCCGGCGGCGGGTCTCGGCGGGGCGCTCGCCGCGCTCGACGAGGCCGCGACGACCGACGGCGTCGTGCCGTGCGTCTTCTCCGCATCCGAGGCGGCGCGCCGTGCCGCGCCGGACGGCTGGCGCTCGCTGTGGCTCGCCGACGACGTGATCCTCGACCTCCCGATGCCGGAGCCCGTGGGCAAGCCGTGGGCGTGGGCGCGCACCGCCCTCAACCGCGCGGCGCGCGAGGGCGTCGAGGTGCGGATCACGACGCTGCGCGACGAGCCCGGCGCGATCCTCGACCAGGTGCGCGCGATCTCCGAGTCGTGGGTGGAGGACAAGGCGCTGCCGGAGATGGGCTTCACCCTGGGCGGCGTGCGCGAGGCGCTCGACCCGGAGGTGCGGGTCGCGCTCGCGATCGACGCCAACGGCGTCGTGCAGGGCGTGCTCAGCTGGCTGCCCGTCTTCGCGCCCGGAGGCGGCGTGCGCGGCTGGACGCTCGACCTCATGCGACGTCGCGACGGCGGCTTCCCGCCCGCGATCGACCTGCTCGTCCTCCGCTCCGC harbors:
- a CDS encoding phosphatidylglycerol lysyltransferase domain-containing protein: MGWLDGLPIPLLASIGALGTMLEGVGLPLPGETVLVAIALVAQPHGVAAIVAVGVAAALGALAGETAGYLLGRRFGDRLLRAVSRRLPWLLPAASIDAVAERMRQHATSAIVLGRWAAVLRVLVAPLAGAVGVPPLRFALAALAGTTLWTAAIVTLVGLLGAAARSWLHVGAWSVLLVAAVAAVVGVVLVARRTGDGGAGRAAAVAARVLGVVRRVPFTVGLVVLFLAIGAATGALWTRAPRLPWFADVAYGVPQLERGAWWTPITGSLVATEPLDYATFLLVAPLAVGLLELRRGTLRAAATVVLGQLGAILGAFAILMLLQPTGWQWPVELASQLDAGPSGGYLAALVALAATLQEPWRLRMRAAVVALFVVLLLGQGTIADLEHLVGVLAVAVITTRTRRRPAMREWRLVAGIGLASLAAAQLLSLATSGPALATDPYAPLWLDLGIDLLLLLVLARPLLQGLRAAWWGAVALSLVSIVQAGLLLALLGDDLAASVSLETALAAGALWIVLLVVLVVGRRAFQAPVRIGERHADASRAARDRARATVRAVGGGTLSWMATWPDMAYQEVDGGVVALQRHGRVRIVLGDPIVPAAGLGGALAALDEAATTDGVVPCVFSASEAARRAAPDGWRSLWLADDVILDLPMPEPVGKPWAWARTALNRAAREGVEVRITTLRDEPGAILDQVRAISESWVEDKALPEMGFTLGGVREALDPEVRVALAIDANGVVQGVLSWLPVFAPGGGVRGWTLDLMRRRDGGFPPAIDLLVLRSAQLLHDEGAAFLSLSGSPLATEPGVERERTAVSAALERVASLLEPAYGFQSLHDYKRKFQPRYEPMWLLYRDEGDLAAIGVAIARAYLPGASATDLVRAGLELGR